In a single window of the Lodderomyces elongisporus chromosome 4, complete sequence genome:
- the TEF4_1 gene encoding elongation factor EF-1 gamma subunit — MSQGTLYITQQIRSLAPKALIKHFNLDVKLADKDATFEKYFPLNKIPAFVGPKGFRLTEVIAICIYLINLADAESPLLGKNAAAYAQVLRWLSFANSELLPKEASAFRPLTGADPYNRKQVEESLAYLKKVNGVFEERLSNFTYLVGERITLADIFAATVYVRGFEYLYGEQWRKEYPSITRWFKTLIASPYLKEFVGDFKFIEKPVEYTPPKKEKKEKAAQAPAAKKEASAPKAAAAAAASEPAEPAPAPKPKHPLEALGKPKAALDEWKRVYSNEETRETAIPWFWKNQYDPEEWSLWKVDYKYNDELTLTFMSNNLVGGFFNRLSASTKYMFGCMVVYGENNNNGITGAFLVRGQDYVPAFDVAPDWESYEFTKLDGSKEEVQKFVNNMLAWDEPVEVNGEKREIADGKVFK, encoded by the exons ATGTCACAAGGTACTCTTTACATTACTCAGCAAATTAGAAGTCTTGCTCCAAAGGCTTTGATTAAGCACTTCAACTTGGATGTCAAATTGGCAGACAAAGATGCTACATTCGAAAAATACTTTCCATTGAACAAGATTCCAGCTTTTGTTGGACCAAAAGGATTCAGATTGACCGAAGTCATTGCTATTTGCATTTACT TGATCAACTTGGCTGATGCTGAATCTCCATTGTTGGGAAAGAATGCCGCTGCTTACGCCCAGGTCTTGAGATGGCTTTCTTTTGCCAACTCTGAGTTGTTGCCAAAGGAAGCTTCTGCTTTTAGACCATTGACTGGTGCTGACCCATACAACAGAAAGCAAGTTGAAGAGAGTCTTGCATACTTGAAGAAGGTCAACGGTGTCTTTGAAGAAAGATTATCCAACTTTACCTACTTGGTTGGTGAGAGAATCACTTTGGCAGATATTTTTGCTGCTACCGTTTATGTTAGAGGTTTCGAGTACTTGTACGGTGAACAATGGAGAAAAGAGTATCCTAGTATTACCAGATGGTTCAAGACCTTGATTGCTTCTCCATACTTGAAAGAGTTTGTTGGTGACTTTAAATTCATAGAGAAGCCAGTTGAATACACTCCaccaaagaaagagaagaaggagaaggctGCTCAAGCTCCAGCTGCTAAGAAGGAAGCTTCCGCACCAaaagctgctgctgctgctgctgcttctgAACCAGCTGagccagcaccagcaccaaagCCAAAGCACCCATTGGAGGCCTTGGGTAAGCCAAAGGCTGCATTGGATGAATGGAAGAGAGTCTACTCCAACGAGGAGACTAGAGAAACTGCTATTCCATGGTTCTGGAAAAACCAATATGACCCAGAAGAATGGTCATTGTGGAAGGTTGACTACAAATACAACGATGAGTTGACCTTGACCTTTATGTCCAACAACTTGGTTGGTGGTTTCTTCAACAGATTGTCTGCTTCAACCAAATACATGTTTGGATGTATGGTTGTTTACGgtgaaaacaacaacaatggtaTCACTGGTGCTTTCTTGGTCAGAGGTCAAGATTACGTTCCAGCTTTCGATGTTGCTCCAGATTGGGAATCTTATGAGTTCACCAAATTGGATGGCTCAAAGGAAGAAGTTCAAAAATTCGTCAACAACATGTTGGCTTGGGATGAGCCAGTCGAAGTCAATGGTgagaagagagaaattGCTGACGGTAAAGTCTTCAAGTAG